A DNA window from Hordeum vulgare subsp. vulgare chromosome 1H, MorexV3_pseudomolecules_assembly, whole genome shotgun sequence contains the following coding sequences:
- the LOC123435331 gene encoding probable glutathione S-transferase GSTU6, which translates to MIDLSIPGKESERTFRHTHGRKRMANRGGDEVKLLGMWASPFVVRAQLALRLKGVNYEYVEEELANKSDLFLRSNPVHKTVPVLIHDGKPICESQVILQYIDEAFAGVGPSLLPADPYERAVARFWAAYVEDKLLPPWRKVFRVTTDEERAEWTRQTVAAVDTLEEGLRQCSEGKGFFGGDCVGYVDVLLGSMVPWVRATEKLSGDRLFDAGKAPLLAAWMERFSELDAAKAVFQDVDRVVEYAGAIQARLSAAAAPASTQ; encoded by the coding sequence ATGATCGATCTATCCATCCCTGGTAAAGAATCCGAGAGAACTTTCAGGCACACCCACGGGAGAAAGAGAATGGCCAACAGGGGAGGAGACGAGGTGAAGCTGCTGGGCATGTGGGCGAGCCCGTTCGTGGTCAGGGCACAGCTCGCGCTCCGCCTCAAGGGCGTGAACTACGAGTACGtcgaggaggagctcgccaaCAAGAGCGACCTCTTCCTCCGCTCCAACCCGGTACACAAGACGGTTCCCGTGCTCATCCACGACGGCAAGCCCATCTGCGAGTCCCAGGTCATCCTGCAGTACATCGACGAGGCCTTCGCCGGCGTCGGCCCGTCCCTCCTCCCCGCCGACCCCTACGAGCGCGCCGTCGCGCGCTTCTGGGCCGCCTACGTCGAAGACAAGCTGCTGCCGCCGTGGAGGAAGGTGTTCAGGGTGACGACCGACGAGGAGAGGGCGGAGTGGACGAGGCAGACGGTGGCGGCGGTGGACACGCTGGAGGAAGGCCTGAGGCAGTGCTCCGAGGGGAAGGGGTTCTTCGGCGGCGACTGCGTCGGGTACGTCGACGTCCTGCTCGGCAGTATGGTGCCGTGGGTGCGCGCCaccgagaagctctctggtgacaGGTTGTTCGACGCCGGCAAGGCCCCGCTGCTGGCGGCATGGATGGAGCGTTTTAGCGAGCTCGACGCCGCCAAGGCGGTCTTCCAGGACGTCGACAGGGTGGTCGAGTACGCCGGGGCAATACAGGCCCGGCTTTCCGCCGCGGCTGCACCTGCAAGCACCCAATAA